From the Primulina tabacum isolate GXHZ01 chromosome 3, ASM2559414v2, whole genome shotgun sequence genome, one window contains:
- the LOC142539178 gene encoding uncharacterized protein LOC142539178 isoform X2, with translation MSVLGDRCFNILKLLSEDLLCHAELSPAKINLKENAGTRVMNALFLRELSKKKAEGSSSAPQKSVIPAVTTGTKGVCSVAEKKKTDSCSTTAKRPASSPTAVKKRKAAPSSSAPKRASSPPPRAKSPPPSGKHKASTDPSPSVPHHGKRKSSEISVVSVSSPEGSESEEEPPPESGVHPLYTSDTAIVGRGPTQLVQKVMYQLPSDADAAFMGSLGWSTLLRRTCSSVTEGMMYIGELAERANAARSDACQELREGQVLREQLQAIIDEMKVSHAKELSESQA, from the exons ATGAGTGTACTAGGAGACCGATGCTTTAACATTCTCAAACTTCTATCTGAAGATCTTCTGTGTCACGCCGAGTTAAGTCCCGCGAAAATTAATCTGAAGGAGAATGCGG GTACTAGAGTCATGAACGCCCTATTTCTCCGTGAACTTTCCAAGAAGAAGGCCGAGGGTTCCTCATCAGCACCCCAGAAGTCAGTTATTCCAGCAGTCACGACGGGCACAAAGGGAGTCTGTTCTGTTGctgagaaaaagaaaacagatTCCTGCTCTACAACTGCGAAGAGGCCTGCTAGCTCCCCTACTGCTGTGAAGAAGAGGAAGGCAGCCCCTTCCTCCTCCGCCCCAAAGCGAGCCTCCTCTCCACCTCCTCGCGCCAAGTCCCCTCCTCCGTCCGGTAAGCACAAGGCATCCACTGATCCTAGCCCGTCAGTCCCACACCATGGCAAGCGCAAGAGTTCTGAGATCTCAGTCGTATCGGTCTCTTCTCCAGAAGGGTCTGAGTCAGAGGAGGAGCCTCCTCCTGAGTCGGGGGTGCATCCTCTATACACCTCGGATACGGCCATCGTGGGGCGGGGTCCTACTCAATTGGTTCAGAAGGTGATGTATCAGCTTCCTTCCGACGCAGATGCAGCATTCATGGGTTCACTGGGGTGGTCTACACTCCTGCGCCGGACATGCAGCAGTGTCACTGAG GGCATGATGTACATCGGGGAGTTGGCTGAGCGTGCTAACGCCGCTCGATCTGACGCCTGTCAAGAATTACGCGAGGGCCAGGTTCTCCGTGAACAACTTCAGGCTATTATTGACGAGATGAAAGTATCGCATGCTAAGGAGCTTTCGGAGTCTCAAGCTTGA
- the LOC142539178 gene encoding uncharacterized protein LOC142539178 isoform X1 — translation MSVLGDRCFNILKLLSEDLLCHAELSPAKINLKENAGRYSHFSCFSSFFCLLCYLITFLFGLLSLLAGTRVMNALFLRELSKKKAEGSSSAPQKSVIPAVTTGTKGVCSVAEKKKTDSCSTTAKRPASSPTAVKKRKAAPSSSAPKRASSPPPRAKSPPPSGKHKASTDPSPSVPHHGKRKSSEISVVSVSSPEGSESEEEPPPESGVHPLYTSDTAIVGRGPTQLVQKVMYQLPSDADAAFMGSLGWSTLLRRTCSSVTEGMMYIGELAERANAARSDACQELREGQVLREQLQAIIDEMKVSHAKELSESQA, via the exons ATGAGTGTACTAGGAGACCGATGCTTTAACATTCTCAAACTTCTATCTGAAGATCTTCTGTGTCACGCCGAGTTAAGTCCCGCGAAAATTAATCTGAAGGAGAATGCGGGTAGGTACTCTCACTTTTCGTGTTTCTCGTCTTTCTTTTGCTTATTATGTTACTTGATAACATTCTTATTTGGTTTATTGTCTCTGCTTGCAGGTACTAGAGTCATGAACGCCCTATTTCTCCGTGAACTTTCCAAGAAGAAGGCCGAGGGTTCCTCATCAGCACCCCAGAAGTCAGTTATTCCAGCAGTCACGACGGGCACAAAGGGAGTCTGTTCTGTTGctgagaaaaagaaaacagatTCCTGCTCTACAACTGCGAAGAGGCCTGCTAGCTCCCCTACTGCTGTGAAGAAGAGGAAGGCAGCCCCTTCCTCCTCCGCCCCAAAGCGAGCCTCCTCTCCACCTCCTCGCGCCAAGTCCCCTCCTCCGTCCGGTAAGCACAAGGCATCCACTGATCCTAGCCCGTCAGTCCCACACCATGGCAAGCGCAAGAGTTCTGAGATCTCAGTCGTATCGGTCTCTTCTCCAGAAGGGTCTGAGTCAGAGGAGGAGCCTCCTCCTGAGTCGGGGGTGCATCCTCTATACACCTCGGATACGGCCATCGTGGGGCGGGGTCCTACTCAATTGGTTCAGAAGGTGATGTATCAGCTTCCTTCCGACGCAGATGCAGCATTCATGGGTTCACTGGGGTGGTCTACACTCCTGCGCCGGACATGCAGCAGTGTCACTGAG GGCATGATGTACATCGGGGAGTTGGCTGAGCGTGCTAACGCCGCTCGATCTGACGCCTGTCAAGAATTACGCGAGGGCCAGGTTCTCCGTGAACAACTTCAGGCTATTATTGACGAGATGAAAGTATCGCATGCTAAGGAGCTTTCGGAGTCTCAAGCTTGA
- the LOC142538221 gene encoding double-stranded RNA-binding protein 2-like → MYKNQLQELAQRSCFNLPSYTCIREGPDHAPRFKAIVNFNGDAFESPYYCSTLRQAEHSAAEAALISLCSTGPSHSLAARILDESGVYKNLLQKIAQRVGSPLPQYTTFRSGLGHLPIFTGTAELAGIIFTGEPAKNKKQAEKNAAFAAWMSLKQLAQQEGSSTYQEHENNDEQEQIRIARALQSYRLKENLKSTTTSIMPFQKKYYTPTPRPSSPQSRTVSTSKILPLFSNKTAPQVRQPSPTNNSHPPEVQTMHMPKLPAVGASPYVPFRQQCRPLYRGIAPPVTIRTSVPVFSAPAPVAARPAQVMQPRPMQVAPPVCIRQAVPVFAAPTSLKADSEETIDQNTCEADESTVVKCLEQLEM, encoded by the exons atgtACAAGAACCAGTTGCAGGAGCTGGCGCAGAGGAGCTGCTTCAACCTGCCTTCATACACCTGCATAAGGGAGGGTCCAGACCACGCGCCGCGCTTCAAGGCTATCGTTAACTTCAACGGCGACGCCTTCGAGAGCCCTTACTACTGCTCCACTCTCCGGCAGGCCGAGCACTCCGCGGCGGAGGCGGCACTCATCTCGCTCTGCTCCACCGGCCCCTCTCACTCCCTCGCTGCCCGAATCCTC GATGAATCGGGAGTTTACAAAAACCTGTTGCAGAAGATAGCACAAAGAGTTGGATCTCCTCTGCCTCAGTACACGACTTTCAGATCAGGTTTAGGACATCTACCTATATTTACGGGAACCGCGGAACTCGCTGGGATTATTTTTACTGGAGAACCCGCTAAGAACAAGAAACAAGCTGAAAAGAATGCTGCATTTGCTGCTTGGATGTCCTTGAAACAAC TGGCTCAGCAAGAGGGTAGTTCGACATATCAAGAACACGAAAACAATGATGAacaagaacagatcagaatcgCACGGGCATTGCAGAGCTACCGGTTGAAAGAAAACTTGAAAAGCACCACCACCTCCATCATGCCATTCCAGAAGAAATATTATACTCCCACCCCTCGACCTTCGAGCCCACAGAGTCGTACTGTGTCCACATCCAAAATCCTGCCCTTGTTTTCCAATAAAACCGCCCCTCAGGTCAGGCAACCCTCGCCTACAAACAACAGCCATCCACCAGAAGTTCAGACAATGCATATGCCGAAGCTCCCTGCCGTTGGCGCGTCGCCTTATGTCCCTTTTAGACAACAATGCAGGCCGCTTTATCGTGGAATTGCTCCACCAGTTACAATAAGAACCTCAGTTCCAGTTTTCTCCGCACCAGCACCTGTTGCTGCTCGACCGGCTCAGGTGATGCAACCCCGACCCATGCAAGTCGCCCCACCAGTCTGTATCAGGCAAGCTGTTCCAGTTTTTGCAGCTCCAACCAGCTTAAAAGCTGATTCTGAGGAAACTATCGACCAGAACACATGTGAAGCGGATGAATCCACCGTTGTCAAGTGCCTTGAACAACTCGAGATGTGA
- the LOC142538222 gene encoding homeobox-leucine zipper protein REVOLUTA-like, whose product MAMVAQQHVESSSGSMNKLLDAGKYVRYTVEQVEALERVYAECPKPSSMRRQQLIRECPILSNIEPKQIKVWFQNRRCREKQRKESTRLHGVNKKLGAMNKLLMEENDRLQKQVSQLVCENGYMRQQLQSTSLATTDASCESAVTTPRHSLGDASNPAGLQSIAEETLAEFLSKATGTAVDWVQMPGMKPGPDSVGIFAISQSCSGVAARACGLVSLEPTKIAEILKDRPSWFRDCRSLEVFTIFSARNGGTIELLYMQTYAPTSLTPARDFWTLRYTTTLENGSLVVCERSLSGTGAGPNPAAASQFVRAEMLPSGYLIRPCEGGGSIVHIVDHVNLEAWSVPEVLRPLYESSKVIAQKMTIAALRYIRQIAQETSGEVVYGLGRQPAVLRTFSQRLRRGFNNAVNGYNDDGWSLLNCDGAEDVSIAINSAKNLSTCASTFLEGVVCAKASMLLQSVSPAALVRFLREHRSEWADFNVDAYIAASLKANTYAYPGMRPTKFTGSQIIMPLGHAIEHEEMLEVVRLERHAHSHEDAFISGDIHLLQMCSGVDESAEGACSELLFAPIDDMFPDDAPLLPSGLRIIPLESKPGDSQDALATHKTLDLTSSLEVGPAASHTAENTATPHNARSVLTIAFQFPIENNLQDNVAVMARQYVRSVIASVQRVATAIYSSGSCPTVGPKPLPGSPEALTLANWICQSYRYHVGAELLRVVSIGDESVLKTLWHHQDAILCCSMKALPVFIFANQAGLDMLETTLVALQDIALEKIFDEALFSEFAKIMQQGFAYLPGGICMSMMGRRISYEQAIVWKVFVAEESAVHCLAFSFVNWSFV is encoded by the exons ATGGCTATGGTTGCGCAGCAGCATGTGGAGAGTAGCAGTGGAAGCATGAACAAACTTCTTGATGCTGGGAAGTATGTCCGGTATACGGTGGAGCAGGTGGAGGCCTTGGAGAGGGTCTATGCAGAGTGCCCCAAGCCCAGCTCTATGCGCCGGCAGCAGCTCATCCGAGAATGCCCTATTCTGTCCAACATTGAGCCTAAACAGATCAAAGTCTGGTTCCAGAACCGCAG GTGCCGAGAGAAGCAACGGAAAGAATCGACCAGACTTCACGGTGTGAACAAAAAACTTGGTGCCATGAACAAGCTGTTGATGGAGGAAAATGATCGCCTCCAGAAGCAGGTGTCGCAGCTTGTGTGCGAAAATGGCTATATGCGGCAACAGTTACAAAGT ACTTCCTTAGCAACCACTGATGCGAGCTGTGAGTCAGCAGTCACCACCCCACGCCACTCTCTCGGAGATGCTAGCAATCCTGCTGG ACTCCAGTCTATTGCGGAGGAGACCTTGGCGGAGTTTCTTTCCAAGGCTACAGGAACTGCTGTTGATTGGGTTCAGATGCCTGGGATGAAG CCTGGTCCGGATTCTGTTGGGATATTTGCCATTTCACAGAGTTGTAGTGGAGTGGCGGCTCGAGCTTGTGGTCTTGTAAGCTTAGAGCCTACAAAG ATTGCTGAAATTCTTAAAGACCGCCCATCTTGGTTCCGTGACTGTCGGAGCCTAGAGGTTTTCACTATATTTTCGGCTCGAAATGGAGGAACCATCGAACTGTTGTATATGCAG ACATATGCACCAACTTCTCTGACTCCTGCTCGTGATTTTTGGACTCTGAGATACACAACCACTTTGGAAAATGGTAGTCTCGTG GTTTGTGAGAGGTCTCTTTCTGGTACTGGTGCAGGCCCTAACCCAGCTGCAGCTTCACAATTTGTTAGGGCTGAAATGCTTCCATCTGGATATTTGATTCGGCCATGTGAGGGTGGAGGGTCGATTGTTCACATAGTGGATCATGTTAATCTAGAG GCATGGAGCGTGCCTGAAGTGCTGCGGCCTCTTTATGAATCATCAAAAGTCATTGCACAAAAAATGACTATTGCG GCACTACGATATATTAGGCAGATAGCTCAGGAGACAAGCGGTGAAGTAGTATATGGTCTTGGTAGACAACCGGCTGTTTTACGAACTTTCAGCCAGAGGTTAAGGAG AGGTTTCAATAATGCTGTAAATGGATACAACGATGATGGTTGGTCTTTATTGAACTGTGATGGTGCCGAAGATGTGTCAATTGCCATTAATTCCGCCAAAAATTTGAGCACTTGTGCGAGTACTTTTCTTGAAGGCGTTGTCTGTGCCAAAGCATCCATGCTGCTTCAG AGTGTCTCTCCAGCAGCGCTGGTTCGATTTTTAAGGGAGCACCGATCGGAGTGGGCCGATTTTAATGTTGATGCCTATATTGCCGCCTCTTTGAAAGCAAATACATATGCATATCCAGGAATGAGGCCTACCAAGTTTACGGGAAGCCAAATAATCATGCCATTAGGCCATGCAATTGAACACGAAGAG ATGCTTGAAGTTGTACGGTTGGAAAGGCACGCACACAGCCATGAAGatgcttttatatctggagATATTCACCTTTTACAG ATGTGCAGTGGAGTTGATGAGAGTGCAGAAGGAGCCTGCTCCGAGCTCCTTTTTGCACCTATTGATGACATGTTTCCAGATGACGCTCCATTGCTGCCTTCCGGTTTGCGCATAATTCCACTGGAATCAAAACCA GGTGACTCGCAGGATGCATTGGCTACACATAAAACACTAGATCTCACATCAAGTCTTGAAGTTGGCCCAGCAGCAAGCCATACTGCAGAAAACACAGCGACACCTCACAATGCACGATCAGTATTAACTATTGCTTTCCAATTTCCAATTGAAAACAATTTACAGGACAATGTTGCTGTTATGGCACGACAGTATGTTCGTAGTGTGATTGCCTCAGTGCAGAGAGTTGCCACAGCAATATACTCATCGGGATCATGCCCAACAGTAGGGCCAAAGCCATTACCAGGATCGCCAGAAGCACTAACTCTTGCAAATTGGATCTGCCAGAGCTATAG ATACCATGTCGGGGCTGAGTTGCTGAGGGTTGTTTCTATCGGTGATGAGTCGGTATTAAAAACACTTTGGCATCACCAAGATGCCATTTTATGCTGCTCGATGAAG GCACTGCCAGTATTCATATTTGCAAACCAGGCCGGGCTAGACATGCTGGAAACCACGTTGGTTGCTTTACAAGACATTGCTTTAGAGAAAATATTCGACGAGGCATTGTTTTCAGAGTTTGCCAAGATCATGCAACAG GGGTTTGCTTACTTGCCTGGAGGTATCTGTATGTCGATGATGGGTCGTCGTATCTCATATGAACAAGCCATCGTGTGGAAAGTGTTTGTGGCGGAAGAAAGCGCAGTCCACTGCCTGGCCTTCTCTTTCGTGAATTGGTCTTTCGTATGA